One segment of Streptomyces sp. TG1A-8 DNA contains the following:
- a CDS encoding ComF family protein, with amino-acid sequence MRRWWQDLTDLVLPAECEGCGAPRTLLCPRCRAALGGAGPRRIRPVPEPPGLPVVHAAAPYADAVRALLLAHKERGALALAGALGTALAGAVRAGLAAQSPRGAHGGAAGAAGGTDGHGGVPVRPPGPAGGAAGARGTGAVLLVPVPSARWAVRARGHDPVRRMALAAAGELRRTGTPARVAAVLRQRRAVADQARLDARGRLENLAGALGVVEGGTRLLASGRVVLVDDLITTGASLAEAARALRESAGCREPGGDGETTAVYEAATREGRGKRRTGSGAERGNRMRGAPEKAMPNALGGTLLAAVVAAPRDSFEISRNRP; translated from the coding sequence ATGCGCAGGTGGTGGCAGGACCTCACCGACCTGGTGCTGCCGGCCGAGTGCGAAGGCTGCGGGGCACCCCGCACCCTCCTGTGCCCGAGGTGCCGGGCGGCTCTGGGCGGAGCCGGGCCGCGCCGGATCCGGCCGGTGCCCGAGCCGCCCGGCCTGCCGGTGGTGCACGCGGCGGCTCCCTACGCCGATGCGGTACGGGCGCTGCTCCTCGCCCACAAGGAGCGGGGCGCACTGGCACTCGCGGGAGCCCTGGGCACGGCCCTGGCCGGGGCCGTGCGCGCGGGCCTCGCGGCGCAGTCGCCGCGCGGTGCGCACGGCGGGGCGGCCGGAGCGGCGGGCGGGACGGACGGGCACGGCGGCGTGCCGGTCCGGCCGCCGGGGCCCGCGGGCGGGGCGGCCGGAGCGCGGGGTACCGGGGCCGTACTGCTCGTGCCGGTGCCGTCCGCCCGCTGGGCGGTGCGGGCGCGCGGGCACGATCCGGTGCGGCGGATGGCGCTCGCGGCGGCCGGGGAGCTGCGCCGCACCGGGACGCCGGCCCGGGTGGCCGCCGTGCTGCGGCAGCGCCGGGCGGTGGCGGACCAGGCGCGGCTCGACGCCAGAGGGCGCCTGGAGAACCTCGCGGGCGCGCTGGGGGTGGTGGAGGGCGGGACACGGCTGCTCGCGTCGGGCCGGGTCGTGCTCGTCGACGACCTGATCACGACCGGCGCGAGCCTGGCCGAGGCGGCGCGGGCGCTGCGGGAGTCGGCCGGATGCCGGGAACCGGGAGGAGACGGGGAGACAACGGCCGTGTACGAGGCCGCAACTCGGGAAGGTAGGGGTAAAAGACGAACAGGATCAGGAGCGGAGAGAGGGAACCGGATGCGCGGTGCACCGGAAAAAGCGATGCCGAACGCCCTCGGCGGGACGCTGCTCGCGGCCGTGGTCGCCGCTCCCCGGGATTCTTTCGAAATAAGCAGGAACCGGCCGTGA
- the raiA gene encoding ribosome-associated translation inhibitor RaiA: MDIVVKGRKTEVPERFRKHVAEKLKLEKIQKLDGKVISLDVEVSKEPNPRQADRCDRVEITLRSRGPVIRAEAAASDPYAALDLAAEKLDARLRKQHDKRFSRRGAKRIPAAEVADHVPDAVTLNGDGLPVHDEETDAVPVKKIGSLEVKGEGPLVVREKTHVASPMSLDQALYEMELVGHDFYLFVDAETKEPSVVYRRHAYDYGVIHLSTDPMVTEAQPPAAGDTLGG; the protein is encoded by the coding sequence GTGGACATCGTCGTCAAGGGCCGCAAGACCGAGGTGCCCGAGCGGTTCCGCAAGCACGTGGCCGAGAAGCTGAAGCTGGAGAAGATCCAGAAGCTCGACGGCAAGGTGATCAGCCTCGACGTCGAGGTGTCCAAGGAGCCCAACCCCCGACAGGCCGACCGTTGCGACCGGGTGGAGATCACCCTCCGCTCGCGTGGTCCGGTGATCCGGGCGGAGGCGGCGGCCAGCGACCCGTACGCGGCACTCGACCTGGCCGCGGAGAAACTGGACGCCCGGCTGCGCAAGCAGCACGACAAGCGTTTCTCGCGCCGCGGTGCGAAGCGGATCCCCGCAGCCGAGGTCGCCGACCACGTGCCGGACGCGGTGACGCTCAACGGCGATGGCCTGCCCGTCCACGACGAGGAGACGGACGCAGTGCCGGTCAAGAAGATCGGCTCGCTGGAGGTCAAGGGCGAAGGCCCCCTCGTCGTCCGTGAGAAGACCCACGTCGCCTCCCCGATGAGCCTCGACCAGGCGCTCTACGAGATGGAACTGGTCGGCCACGACTTCTACCTGTTCGTCGACGCCGAGACCAAGGAACCGAGCGTCGTCTACCGGCGGCACGCCTACGACTACGGCGTCATCCACCTCAGCACCGATCCGATGGTCACCGAGGCGCAGCCCCCCGCGGCCGGGGACACGCTGGGCGGCTGA
- a CDS encoding response regulator transcription factor yields the protein MADTFGPMRDADADDGVIGAVPGGDSDADTPRKEPIRVLVVDDHALFRRGLEIVLAAEEDIQVVGEAGDGAEAVDKAADLLPDIVLMDVRMPKRGGIEACTSIKEVAPSAKIIMLTISDEEADLYEAIKAGATGYLLKEISTDEVATAIRAVADGQSQISPSMASKLLTEFKSMIQRTDERRLVPAPRLTNRELEVLKLVATGMNNRDIAKELFISENTVKNHVRNILEKLQLHSRMEAVVYAMREKILEIR from the coding sequence ATGGCGGACACCTTCGGACCGATGCGGGACGCGGACGCCGACGACGGTGTCATCGGCGCGGTCCCCGGCGGGGATTCCGACGCGGACACTCCACGCAAGGAGCCGATCAGGGTCCTGGTCGTCGACGACCACGCCCTCTTCCGACGCGGACTGGAGATCGTGCTCGCGGCCGAGGAGGACATCCAGGTCGTGGGCGAGGCGGGCGACGGCGCCGAGGCCGTCGACAAGGCCGCCGACCTGCTGCCCGACATCGTGCTGATGGACGTGCGGATGCCCAAGCGCGGCGGGATCGAGGCCTGCACCTCCATCAAGGAGGTCGCGCCCAGCGCCAAGATCATCATGCTGACGATAAGCGACGAGGAAGCCGACCTCTACGAGGCGATCAAGGCGGGCGCGACCGGCTACCTCCTCAAGGAGATCTCCACCGACGAGGTGGCCACCGCCATCCGCGCGGTGGCCGACGGGCAGTCGCAGATCAGCCCGTCCATGGCGTCCAAGCTGCTCACCGAGTTCAAGTCGATGATCCAGCGCACCGACGAACGCCGGCTGGTGCCGGCGCCGCGGCTGACCAACCGTGAGCTGGAGGTCCTCAAGCTCGTCGCCACGGGCATGAACAACCGGGACATCGCCAAGGAACTGTTCATCTCCGAGAACACCGTGAAGAACCACGTCCGCAACATCCTGGAGAAGCTCCAACTGCACTCCAGGATGGAGGCGGTGGTCTACGCGATGCGCGAGAAGATCCTTGAGATCCGCTAG
- a CDS encoding winged helix-turn-helix domain-containing protein has translation MTTLPRPDLTLTADDARRIALRAQGFLGAPDRRAGVRGVLRHLGAVQLDTISVLARSHELVPYARLGAVGRKTVEAAYWGGTHAFEYWSHAACILPIEEWPHFAFRRRAYRGRPHWNHELPDGAYEQVIKQLRVEGPLTATELGGAKKTNDWWDWSGTKVAVERALMYGEVVCVERRGWKRVYDLAERAVPEALLHDDLDDAECLRRLVRLAGESLGVGTRADIADYHRLKGEQVDAVIADSGLVPVEVEGWGRPAWADPAALATPPRGRHRTALLSPFDSLVWERARTERIFGFTHRLEAYVPKPKRVYGYFAMPVLSGGRLVGRVDPAREGRTLVGRQVTLDGPKAVPAVARALVEAASWVDCTDVRVERVDAPELRAPLTAELGRLLG, from the coding sequence ATGACGACCCTTCCGCGCCCCGACCTCACCCTCACCGCGGACGACGCCCGCCGTATCGCCCTGCGGGCCCAGGGCTTCCTCGGCGCGCCCGACCGGCGGGCGGGTGTCCGCGGGGTGCTCCGCCACCTCGGCGCGGTCCAGCTGGACACGATCTCGGTGCTGGCCCGCTCGCACGAACTCGTGCCCTACGCCCGCCTGGGCGCGGTCGGCCGCAAGACGGTCGAGGCCGCGTACTGGGGCGGCACGCACGCCTTCGAGTACTGGTCGCACGCCGCGTGCATCCTCCCGATCGAGGAGTGGCCCCACTTCGCCTTCCGCCGCCGCGCCTACCGCGGCCGCCCGCACTGGAACCACGAGCTGCCCGACGGCGCCTACGAGCAGGTCATCAAGCAACTGCGCGTCGAAGGCCCGCTGACGGCGACGGAACTGGGCGGCGCGAAGAAGACGAACGACTGGTGGGACTGGTCCGGCACCAAGGTCGCCGTGGAACGCGCGCTGATGTACGGCGAGGTGGTGTGCGTCGAGCGCCGCGGCTGGAAGCGGGTGTACGACCTCGCCGAGCGCGCCGTCCCGGAGGCACTGCTGCACGACGACCTGGACGACGCCGAGTGCCTGCGCCGCCTGGTCCGGCTGGCCGGCGAGTCCCTCGGCGTCGGTACGCGCGCGGACATCGCCGACTACCACCGGCTCAAGGGCGAGCAGGTCGACGCGGTGATCGCCGACTCCGGTCTGGTACCGGTCGAGGTCGAGGGCTGGGGCAGGCCGGCCTGGGCGGACCCGGCGGCCCTGGCGACGCCCCCGCGCGGCCGTCACCGCACCGCGCTGCTGTCCCCGTTCGACTCGCTGGTCTGGGAACGCGCGCGCACGGAGCGGATCTTCGGCTTCACCCACCGCCTGGAGGCCTACGTCCCCAAGCCGAAGCGGGTGTACGGCTACTTCGCCATGCCGGTGCTGTCCGGCGGCCGTCTGGTCGGCCGCGTCGACCCGGCCCGCGAGGGACGCACGCTGGTCGGCAGACAGGTCACCCTGGACGGCCCGAAGGCGGTGCCGGCGGTCGCCCGGGCCCTGGTCGAGGCGGCGAGCTGGGTGGACTGCACGGACGTGCGCGTGGAACGCGTGGACGCTCCCGAACTGCGCGCCCCCCTCACCGCGGAACTCGGCCGCCTCCTGGGCTAG